The Paraburkholderia largidicola DNA segment CGCGGTACGGATGCTTGACGATGCGCATCTCGGTGACGAGATCGGCGGCGTCGATCAACGCGTCGGGCGCATGGCGCCCCGTGATGACGACGTGCAGCATCTCCGGCCGCGCGTTCACGACAGCGAGGACTTCTTCGAGCGGAAGGTATTCGTACTTCAGCACGGTATTCAACTCGTCGAGAATCACCATCTGGTATTCGCCGCTTTCGATCATGCGGCGTGCCTCGTTCCAGCCCTTGCGCGCCGTCGCCATGTCGGCCTCGCGGTCCTGCGTGTTCCAGGTGTAGCCGTCGCCCATCGTGACGAAATCGCAATTCGCCTGCGCGCCGAGGAAGTCGCGCTCGGACGTATGCAGCGCGCCCTTGATGAACTGCACGACGCCGAGCTTCATGCCGTGGCCGAGCACGCGCACGGCCATGCCGAACGCCGCCGTCGACTTGCCCTTGCCCGTGCCGGTATTGACGATCAGCAGCCCCTTCTCGACGTTGGCCTGCGCCTGCTTCTTCTCGTGGCCTTCGCGGCGGCGCTGCGTCATGCGTGCATGCGATTCGGGATCGGTCTTCATCGATGTTCCTTGATTCTGGTTGTGTCGTTGGAATGAGGGTGTGCGGCAGCGCACGCGATGGCGACAGTCACGCCGTCTTGCGCCTGTTTGCGCACGAGCAGTTCGCCGCCTTGCGCGGCGAGCAGCGCGCACGGTTCGCAGACGCCGTCGATGCCGAGATGCGCGCGCACGTGCCGCGATGCGTCGATCGGTGTGTCGAGCGCGGCGATCGCTTCGCGCGTGAAGGTTCGTAACGGCAGCGCGTGCCGCGCGCAGAATGCGACGAGTCCCCGCTCGTCGGCTTTCGTATCGACCGAGGCAATCGCGATCAGCGCAGAAAACGGCAGCGCGCTGCCAAGTGCTCCACGCACGGCCGCTTCGATCTGTTCGGCCGATGCGCCGCGCCGGCAACCGATGCCTGCAATCAGCGCCGTCATGGCGCGAGCATCGCATCGACGGGTGCAGCCAGCGACGCGACGCCGCCGATCACGACGATCGACGGCGACCCGAGCTGCGCGTCCGCGACGCGTTGCACGAATTCGCTGAGCGTCGCGCGGACATGGCGCTGCTCGGGGCGCGTCGCCGATTCGATCGCGGCGCAAGGCGTGTCGGGCGGCATGCCGGCGTGCAGCAGCGCGTCGACGATTTCGTTGAGCCGCCGCATGCCCATGTAGATGACGAGCGTCATGTGCGTGGCGACGAGCGCGCGCCAGTCCGCTTCGTGTTCGCCCGCGCCGTGGCCGGTGACGAAGATCACACCCTGCGCGTGATCGCGATGCGTGACGGGAATGCCGATCGCAGCGGGCGCGGCGATGCCCGCCGTGATTCCGCTGATGATTTCGACGTGGATGCCCGCGGCCTGCAGTGCCTGTTGCTCTTCGCCGCCGCGGCCAAACACGAACGGGTCGCCGCCTTTGAGCCGCGCGACGCTGCGGCCCGCGCGCAGATGATCGAGCATCATCGCGACGATTTCGGGTTGGGGTGTGGATTGCTGGCCGCCGCGCTTGCCGACATGGACGACCTGCGCGTCTGCGCGCGCGAACTGCAGGACCTCGGGATTGACGAGATCGTCGACCAGCACGACGTCGGCCAGCGCGAGCGTGCGCGCGGCTTTGAGCGTCAGCAGTTCGACGTCGCCGGGGCCGGCGCCGATCAGCCAGGCGCGGCTCATGACGGGGAGAGCGCCGCTGCACGGGCGGGCGCGTGATTGTGACTGGTCATGCGATGTTGCGTGTGACGCGCGACGGCTGCCGTTGCTTGGGCTTGCGTCTCGCGTGGGCGCTGGTATCCGTTTCCCGCGGTTCCAGCGAATGGCGATCATGTTGTCGCCCCCTTGCGTCTGGCCGGTATCCGGGCTGACGGCTCATCGCGTTCGCCTTCCCACCTGCGGATGACAGGCAGTGGCCTTGAACGCACTGCGCGGAACATGCTTCGTTCCGCTCACCGTGTGACCGTTGCGGGGACAGCACAGGCTTGGCGCCTTCGCGTTTCGCGCGCGTTGCGGCTGCGATGGAGAGGCGCTTCCCTGTTTCCCGTTTAACCCCGCCAGCCGTCGAGCCTGCGGGGCACCAGATGCGCCAATACGATAGCACACCGGCTCCTGCAGGCGGGCGGCGCGGGGTTTTTCAACGCCCTTGCCCGATGGCGGTCCTCGCCATGTTTCGAGAAGTTCGAAAAGTATTTTCAAACCGTATTGGTGGCAAAGCCCAAGGGTGGTCCTTTATAGTGGCCGGAGGCGAAATGTCAGGTTTTTCCGGTTTGAAACATCGGATAACTAATGAAATTTCACCCCAATCGGTATCGACAAGTCTTGGTCGCCGATTTTGACTGCATCTGCCGGCTAACAGGCAGATTAACCCTAGGGAGAACATCAAAATGAAATTAGCAACGATCGCGTCGCTCATGCTGGCAGCCGCGCTGACGGCGACTTCGGCGCAGGCTGCGGACTCGCTCGCCAAGGCCGCGGATGCGCTCGTGGAAGCTGCGCCGCCCGTACACCTGAAGGCGCGCATCATCGCGATCGACGCAGGTGCTCGCACGGTCACCCTGAAGGGCGAAGACGGCATCGAGGTCACGATGCAGGTGGATGGAAAAATGGCTGGGTTCGACAAGCTTCGCGTGGGCGACAAGGTCGATGTGCTGTACAAGAACGCGCTGCTCGTCCAGGCCGAGAAGGTGGACCCCGCCGGCAAGGGCATCCGTGAGCGCGTCGATGCTCAGGTGACCCTGAAAGGTCCGGACGGCCGGGATGCGGTGCATCAGGTCGAAACGCTGTCCACTGTACAGAAGATCGACCCGGCCAAACGCCTGCTCACATTGCGCGGCGTCTACGAGACGCAGGTCATCAGAGTCACGCCGGATTTCGACCTGAAGAACCTGCACGTCGGCGACACGATCCACGCGGTTTTCGTATCGGCAACCGCTATCGACGTCACGCCGCAAGGCGCTGTGCACTGAGTTGCGCATTTCCGCGGCTGTCGCAGGGCGGCAGCGGGCGGACGTCCCCCTTAGCGAACCCCACGCAATCGAACGACGGCATACGGCGCGCCGTGTGCCGTCGTCTCTCCTTGACGCTACCTGCCGCGGGGCCTAAACTCGCACGCACTCTGGTGCTCGCGCGCGCTCTCTGCGCGCGCAGTTAAACGGGAAATAGCAGGCTGTGCGCACAGGCGCCGGTCAAACTATGCTGCTCCCCGCAACGGTAGGTGAAGGCATCGCGAAGACGATGCAGAGCCGGCCTCGCTGCATGTGCGTCCAATAGCGGCCCATGCAAACAATCCACTGCGCGAAAACGCTCGCGCGGGAAGGAGAGGCGGCGCTTTCATCAGCCCGGATACCGGCCCGAGAAAACGACGCCATGCTGCGGGGATGCGGCACTGCGTTCACGATTCCTCATGCGTTGCAATGCGGTTTCGCGCCCGTTTCGTCGGGCCGCGAAGCTCATGCGGCGCTGTTTTCGTCCCCGTGCATCATTTTGACCTCGTATCGCTTGCCGGATGGCGCGCGACTTCGAGGTCACTCGAACGCATTTCGCGCTACGGAGCCACCATGCAGACACAGATGCGCAAGATTCCGGTGACGATCGTCACGGGCTTTCTCGGCAGCGGCAAAACGACGTTGATGCGTCACATTCTTCAGCACGCGGGCGGTTTGCGCATCGCGGTGATCGTCAACGAGTTCGGCGAACTCGGCATCGACGGCGAGATCCTCAAGGGCTGCGGCATCGGTTGCGACGAAGACGGCAACGAGACGGAAGGCCAGCTGTACGAGCTTGCCAACGGTTGCCTGTGCTGCACCGTGCAGGAAGAGTTCTTCCCCGTGATGGAGCAACTGGTGGAGCGGCGCGCGCAGATCGATCACGTGCTGATCGAAACGTCGGGCCTCGCGCTGCCGAAGCCGCTCGTGCAGGCGTTCAACTGGCCGTCCATCAAGAACAGCTTCACCGTCGATGCCGTCGTGACGGTGGTCGACGGTCCGGCCGTTGCGAGCGGGCAATTCGCCGAAGACCCCGTCGCCGTCGACCAGTTGCGCAAGGCCGATCCGAATCTCGATCACGAATCGCCGCTGCATGAGCTTTTCGAAGACCAGCTGTCGGCCGCCGATCTCGTGA contains these protein-coding regions:
- the cobO gene encoding cob(I)yrinic acid a,c-diamide adenosyltransferase, coding for MKTDPESHARMTQRRREGHEKKQAQANVEKGLLIVNTGTGKGKSTAAFGMAVRVLGHGMKLGVVQFIKGALHTSERDFLGAQANCDFVTMGDGYTWNTQDREADMATARKGWNEARRMIESGEYQMVILDELNTVLKYEYLPLEEVLAVVNARPEMLHVVITGRHAPDALIDAADLVTEMRIVKHPYREQHVKAQRGVEF
- a CDS encoding cobalamin biosynthesis protein; the encoded protein is MTALIAGIGCRRGASAEQIEAAVRGALGSALPFSALIAIASVDTKADERGLVAFCARHALPLRTFTREAIAALDTPIDASRHVRAHLGIDGVCEPCALLAAQGGELLVRKQAQDGVTVAIACAAAHPHSNDTTRIKEHR
- the cobA gene encoding uroporphyrinogen-III C-methyltransferase; this translates as MSRAWLIGAGPGDVELLTLKAARTLALADVVLVDDLVNPEVLQFARADAQVVHVGKRGGQQSTPQPEIVAMMLDHLRAGRSVARLKGGDPFVFGRGGEEQQALQAAGIHVEIISGITAGIAAPAAIGIPVTHRDHAQGVIFVTGHGAGEHEADWRALVATHMTLVIYMGMRRLNEIVDALLHAGMPPDTPCAAIESATRPEQRHVRATLSEFVQRVADAQLGSPSIVVIGGVASLAAPVDAMLAP
- the cobW gene encoding cobalamin biosynthesis protein CobW, with the protein product MQTQMRKIPVTIVTGFLGSGKTTLMRHILQHAGGLRIAVIVNEFGELGIDGEILKGCGIGCDEDGNETEGQLYELANGCLCCTVQEEFFPVMEQLVERRAQIDHVLIETSGLALPKPLVQAFNWPSIKNSFTVDAVVTVVDGPAVASGQFAEDPVAVDQLRKADPNLDHESPLHELFEDQLSAADLVILNKTDLLDEAQQSSVEAVIREEIPPQVKVVRAHMGQLDLHALLGLESASEETIHLRHDHHGSADDPDHADHHHDEFDSVVVSARAPSREAMIAALQRVVEGHTIYRVKGFAALQGAPMRLVIQGVGGRFDSYFDRRWQAGELDASPLSRFVLIGADLDQPVLQRALDEALSAQAQQA